The following coding sequences lie in one Candidatus Nitrospira allomarina genomic window:
- a CDS encoding glycoside hydrolase family 15 protein — translation MPYQPIENYGLIGNMQTTALVGMNGSIDWFCYPYFDSPSVFCAILDDAKGGRFKIAPVPDGVKSKQYYWPDTNVLVTRFHTPEGVGRLIDFMPVGVRTSDCTRDGLIRRVQAIRKSMTFRLECRPAFNYGRDTHTLTITKDGARFKSSRLTLRLGSTIPLIQDGDGTFTEFTLQEGEEIDFCLQEVESGNTQSTSCPETQAEELFKHTVDYWRRWLSKCTYTGRWREMVHRSALVLKLLTFQPTGAIIAAPTCSLPEEIGGVRNWDYRYTWIRDAAFTLYGLLRIGFTEEASAFMQWLEARCHELNPDGSLQLMYGIDGRHQLTEETLAHLEGYRGSRPVRVGNGAYNQLQLDIYGELMDSVYLYNKYGTPISYDLWKHLRRMINWVCDNWQRTDEGIWEMRGGQQHFVYSKLMCWVAVDRGLRLAEKRSFPADRERWLKTRDNIYEEIMSKGWDSERQAFIQRYGSTSLDAANLVMPLVFFVSPTDPRMLKTLDAINRKPEEGGLVSNGLVYRYNLSEIQDGLDGEEGTFNLCTFWLVEAMTRAGQADRNRLDEARLVFEQMLGYANHLGLYAEETGHHGEALGNFPQAFTHLALISAAFNLDRSLGQ, via the coding sequence ATGCCCTATCAGCCCATCGAAAATTACGGCCTGATCGGAAATATGCAGACGACCGCATTGGTGGGCATGAATGGGTCCATCGATTGGTTCTGCTATCCTTACTTCGACTCTCCCAGTGTATTCTGCGCAATTCTGGATGATGCCAAGGGTGGCAGGTTTAAAATCGCTCCCGTTCCGGACGGAGTCAAATCCAAACAATATTATTGGCCTGACACCAATGTCCTTGTAACCCGGTTTCATACGCCGGAAGGAGTGGGGCGATTGATCGATTTCATGCCGGTCGGAGTTCGCACGTCTGACTGCACCCGGGACGGGTTGATCCGCCGCGTGCAAGCCATTAGAAAATCGATGACCTTTCGTCTCGAATGCCGTCCGGCATTCAACTATGGTCGAGATACCCATACACTCACGATCACCAAAGATGGAGCTCGCTTCAAATCCTCCCGCCTGACACTTCGACTTGGATCCACAATTCCACTGATACAGGATGGTGACGGGACTTTCACCGAATTCACCCTTCAAGAAGGGGAGGAAATCGATTTTTGCCTTCAAGAGGTCGAATCCGGCAATACCCAGAGCACCTCCTGTCCGGAAACACAAGCGGAAGAATTATTTAAGCACACGGTCGACTATTGGCGTCGGTGGCTGTCGAAATGCACATACACCGGTCGCTGGCGGGAAATGGTCCACCGCTCTGCGCTGGTTCTTAAATTGTTGACGTTCCAGCCAACGGGTGCGATTATCGCCGCTCCAACCTGCAGTCTTCCTGAAGAGATCGGCGGGGTTCGAAATTGGGATTACCGCTATACCTGGATCCGGGACGCCGCCTTTACCTTGTATGGATTATTGCGAATCGGATTTACTGAAGAAGCTTCGGCCTTCATGCAGTGGCTGGAAGCCCGCTGTCATGAATTGAATCCTGACGGATCCTTACAACTTATGTATGGGATTGACGGGCGCCACCAACTCACCGAAGAAACCTTGGCGCATCTCGAGGGCTATCGGGGCTCACGACCGGTCCGGGTGGGAAATGGCGCCTACAACCAACTCCAACTCGATATTTACGGGGAATTAATGGACTCCGTGTATCTCTACAATAAGTACGGCACTCCGATTTCGTACGACCTGTGGAAACATCTCCGGCGCATGATCAATTGGGTCTGCGACAACTGGCAGCGCACCGACGAGGGCATTTGGGAAATGCGCGGGGGCCAGCAACATTTTGTCTATTCCAAATTGATGTGTTGGGTGGCCGTGGACCGTGGACTACGCCTGGCCGAAAAACGATCTTTCCCGGCAGACCGCGAACGCTGGCTGAAGACCCGGGATAATATCTATGAAGAAATCATGTCCAAGGGATGGGATTCAGAACGACAAGCCTTTATCCAGCGATATGGAAGCACTTCCTTGGATGCCGCGAATTTGGTGATGCCTCTGGTGTTTTTTGTGTCACCTACCGACCCCCGTATGCTTAAAACCCTGGATGCCATTAATCGGAAGCCGGAAGAAGGAGGCCTGGTCTCTAACGGACTGGTCTATCGGTATAATTTGTCCGAAATTCAGGACGGACTGGACGGAGAGGAAGGCACGTTCAATCTTTGTACGTTTTGGCTCGTAGAAGCCATGACCCGCGCAGGACAGGCGGATCGCAATCGCTTAGATGAAGCCCGGCTTGTGTTTGAGCAAATGCTCGGATATGCCAATCACCTGGGGCTTTATGCCGAAGAAACCGGCCATCACGGTGAGGCACTCGGCAATTTCCCCCAAGCCTTTACGCATCTCGCACTCATCAGCGCCGCCTTCAATCTGGATCGGTCACTAGGTCAGTAA
- a CDS encoding hydrogenase maturation protease translates to MHVIIGCGNLYRKDDGIGVVVAHRLQAYFSKHPQSDLQIIEAGTNGIDVLFQAQGAAKLTIIDACSSASEPGTIFHLSGRDLAQRPPPNFNPHNFRWNHAVHAGRTIFQDAFPQDITVFLIEVLDTTFGANLSPGVAASVERTCAIITSFIHESSHTPLSTQQSPTL, encoded by the coding sequence ATGCATGTGATCATTGGATGCGGGAATCTCTATCGAAAGGATGACGGGATAGGAGTCGTTGTGGCTCACCGACTCCAGGCATATTTTTCCAAACATCCTCAATCCGATCTTCAGATTATTGAGGCAGGCACCAATGGGATCGATGTCCTGTTTCAGGCTCAAGGGGCCGCCAAGCTGACTATTATCGATGCCTGCTCCAGTGCCTCTGAACCGGGCACCATTTTTCACCTCTCCGGCCGTGACTTGGCACAACGACCTCCACCAAATTTCAATCCGCATAATTTTCGTTGGAATCATGCCGTCCATGCCGGGCGGACCATCTTTCAAGATGCGTTTCCTCAAGATATCACCGTCTTTCTCATTGAAGTGTTAGATACCACCTTTGGAGCAAATCTGAGCCCGGGTGTCGCCGCTTCGGTTGAAAGGACTTGCGCCATAATCACCTCATTTATTCACGAATCATCCCACACACCTTTGTCAACTCAACAATCACCAACTCTCTAA
- the nikR gene encoding nickel-responsive transcriptional regulator NikR: MSPLVRFGVSLEETLLAAFDQHINRKGYQNRSEAIRDLIRNQLVGEEWGGNKETVGTITLVYDHHQSDVLQQLTQHQHEYGKQIISNLHVHLDHDHCLEVIVVRGRSSALVELANLLIKTKGVKHGQLTMTTTGKSVK, from the coding sequence ATGAGTCCATTGGTCCGCTTTGGGGTTTCTCTTGAAGAAACACTCCTTGCCGCTTTTGATCAACATATCAACCGGAAAGGATACCAGAATCGCTCTGAGGCGATTCGAGACCTCATCCGCAATCAGCTTGTGGGGGAAGAATGGGGCGGAAATAAAGAGACCGTGGGCACCATTACCCTTGTGTATGACCATCATCAATCAGATGTGCTGCAACAATTAACTCAACATCAGCACGAATACGGGAAGCAAATCATTTCAAATCTGCATGTGCATTTGGACCACGACCATTGCCTGGAAGTCATTGTGGTCAGAGGGAGAAGTTCAGCCCTCGTTGAATTAGCCAACCTGTTGATTAAAACCAAAGGAGTCAAGCATGGACAACTCACGATGACGACCACGGGAAAATCCGTGAAATAG
- a CDS encoding TonB-dependent receptor: MRHLHALAVCFPACVLFSLLWADSASGHDQEEVTVLEEMEVVGERPIAASSNRIILNEDILLQPQGRPADLLRLAPGLITLEHSGGAGKADQFLLRGFDADHGTDLALHVDGMPINMRSHAHGQGYGDLNFIIPETVEEITVKKGPYHVEYGDFATAGAANYVTRESVPQTMVQSAGGNFNTQRHLFMTSPTHDRFRTLFAGEFYYTDGPYDFVNRNTRYNGLAKLTFAPSATSQLSVTLSQYYGRWNGSGQLPLRDVRSGGVDRFGSLDPSEGGKSIRSTGRLDYHDDLPGGGTVFARLWAQYYYLSLFSNFTFYLNDPVNGDGIEQTDRRWLTGSDIGYRQIFRLLDYEGTMTAGLQTRFDQIQVRLGTQQKRSSLAITQESDIFEASYSPYLKLDLQFLPWMRFVGGGRVDVFTYNVKDRCGADCSERPNGTASNAIASGKANLVFGPWYQTEFFLNVGTGFHSNDARDAVENPSTNSLTRAIGYEIGIRSRPWNWSEFLATFWLLDLGSELVFVGDEGTTEPRGKTRRLGTEFSSRITPLDWLTIRGDVTYTHAEFRKTGDSVPLAPQFTGFSSVTARLPIGLSGTLQMLTVGSRAGTEDDSVKLEPFTIFDLVLRYKIPLAPPTGRLEAFFSIRNLTDTDWRQAQFYYESRLPGEPAGGIADIHFVPGTPRMFMGGLTWFWST; the protein is encoded by the coding sequence ATGCGGCACCTTCACGCGCTGGCGGTATGTTTCCCGGCCTGTGTTCTCTTCAGCCTCTTGTGGGCCGATTCGGCATCAGGCCATGACCAGGAGGAGGTCACGGTTTTAGAAGAGATGGAGGTCGTTGGCGAACGTCCTATTGCGGCTTCTTCCAATCGAATCATTCTCAATGAGGATATTCTGCTTCAACCTCAAGGCCGGCCTGCGGATTTATTACGCTTGGCGCCCGGGCTTATTACCTTGGAACATTCGGGCGGGGCCGGGAAGGCTGATCAGTTTCTTCTGCGCGGCTTTGACGCCGATCATGGTACAGACCTAGCCCTTCACGTGGATGGCATGCCGATCAACATGCGCAGCCATGCGCATGGGCAGGGATACGGGGACTTGAATTTCATAATCCCGGAAACCGTTGAGGAAATTACTGTCAAAAAAGGACCCTACCACGTGGAGTATGGGGACTTTGCCACGGCCGGCGCCGCCAATTATGTCACCCGTGAGTCGGTTCCCCAAACCATGGTTCAATCCGCCGGAGGGAATTTTAATACCCAACGGCATCTGTTCATGACTTCTCCCACTCACGATAGATTCCGCACCCTATTTGCGGGAGAATTTTATTACACCGACGGCCCTTATGATTTTGTCAATCGCAATACCCGATACAACGGACTGGCGAAACTGACGTTTGCCCCCTCAGCCACATCCCAACTCAGTGTGACGCTTTCCCAATATTACGGACGATGGAACGGGTCAGGCCAGCTTCCCTTGCGGGACGTGAGGTCCGGGGGCGTGGACCGCTTTGGTTCCCTTGATCCTTCAGAAGGGGGCAAATCGATACGGAGCACCGGTCGATTGGATTACCATGACGATCTACCCGGAGGGGGGACAGTTTTCGCCAGGCTGTGGGCTCAATATTATTACCTGTCCCTGTTTAGCAACTTCACGTTTTATCTTAATGATCCGGTAAATGGTGACGGGATTGAACAGACCGACCGACGATGGTTGACCGGAAGTGATATCGGTTATCGGCAGATTTTTCGCCTGCTCGATTATGAAGGCACCATGACGGCAGGACTTCAGACGCGCTTTGATCAAATCCAGGTGCGTTTGGGCACGCAACAGAAACGTTCGTCCCTGGCGATCACACAGGAATCGGATATATTCGAAGCCTCCTATTCTCCCTATCTGAAGTTGGACCTTCAATTCCTTCCCTGGATGCGCTTTGTGGGAGGAGGCCGCGTGGATGTCTTCACGTATAATGTGAAAGATCGTTGCGGGGCAGACTGCTCGGAACGACCAAACGGGACAGCCTCGAATGCCATCGCCAGCGGAAAAGCCAACCTTGTTTTTGGTCCCTGGTATCAGACGGAATTTTTCTTAAATGTTGGAACCGGGTTTCACAGCAATGATGCGCGTGATGCCGTGGAAAATCCGTCGACTAACAGCTTAACTCGAGCTATTGGCTATGAAATCGGTATCAGGAGCCGCCCGTGGAACTGGTCCGAATTTCTAGCCACATTTTGGCTGTTGGATCTAGGATCTGAATTGGTATTCGTGGGGGATGAAGGGACCACGGAACCGCGAGGAAAGACGCGTCGCCTGGGAACAGAATTCAGCTCTCGAATCACCCCGCTGGATTGGCTCACCATTCGAGGAGACGTGACATATACGCATGCCGAGTTCCGAAAAACTGGGGATTCCGTCCCTTTGGCGCCACAGTTCACTGGATTTTCATCAGTCACAGCCCGCCTCCCGATTGGACTATCGGGAACGTTGCAAATGTTGACGGTGGGAAGCCGTGCCGGCACGGAAGATGACAGTGTGAAACTGGAACCATTTACGATTTTCGATCTGGTTCTTCGCTACAAAATCCCTCTTGCGCCACCAACCGGACGTCTGGAGGCATTTTTTAGCATCCGCAATTTGACCGATACCGATTGGCGTCAGGCCCAGTTTTATTATGAGTCCCGTCTTCCCGGAGAACCCGCCGGAGGTATTGCGGATATTCACTTTGTCCCGGGCACTCCCCGAATGTTCATGGGTGGGCTGACGTGGTTTTGGTCGACATAA
- the bfr gene encoding bacterioferritin has product MKAKKGVIDFLNKILTNELTAINQYFLHGEMCGHWGYEQLHNEIRKHSIDEMKHAEELIEHILYLDGVPNLQKLGTLKIGETVPEQFKSDLALEHEAVVLLTEAITHCASVGDFTTRHKLEEIVKSEEEHIDWIETQMETIKQVGVENYLAQHMHEK; this is encoded by the coding sequence ATGAAGGCAAAAAAGGGTGTGATCGATTTTCTCAATAAAATTTTGACGAATGAACTCACGGCGATTAATCAATATTTTCTGCATGGCGAAATGTGTGGACATTGGGGATATGAACAATTGCATAATGAAATTAGGAAGCATTCGATTGATGAAATGAAGCATGCAGAAGAACTGATTGAGCATATTCTGTATTTGGACGGTGTTCCCAATCTGCAGAAATTGGGTACGCTGAAAATTGGAGAGACGGTTCCTGAGCAATTTAAATCAGATTTGGCTCTTGAACACGAAGCGGTGGTCCTTCTCACCGAGGCGATTACCCATTGTGCCAGCGTCGGTGATTTCACCACTCGACACAAATTGGAAGAAATTGTGAAGAGTGAAGAGGAGCATATCGATTGGATCGAAACGCAAATGGAAACCATTAAGCAGGTGGGAGTAGAGAATTATCTGGCTCAACACATGCACGAAAAATAA
- a CDS encoding heavy metal-binding domain-containing protein, whose protein sequence is MILTTTPNVEGHRIKEYLGVVAGEAILGTNFFRDFFANIRDIVGGRSGAYEKELRRAREIAFQEIQEEALRVGANAIVGIDLDYEVMGETGSMLMVSVSGTAVRVE, encoded by the coding sequence ATGATTCTGACAACTACGCCCAATGTTGAAGGCCATCGGATTAAAGAATATTTAGGTGTGGTGGCAGGGGAAGCAATTTTGGGCACGAATTTTTTTAGGGACTTTTTTGCCAATATTCGTGATATTGTTGGGGGCCGATCAGGGGCCTACGAAAAGGAATTGCGACGCGCGCGTGAAATCGCCTTTCAGGAAATTCAGGAAGAAGCCTTAAGGGTGGGAGCCAATGCCATTGTTGGAATTGATTTGGATTACGAAGTCATGGGAGAAACCGGAAGCATGCTCATGGTGAGTGTAAGCGGGACTGCCGTGAGAGTCGAATAA